The following are from one region of the Harpia harpyja isolate bHarHar1 chromosome 4, bHarHar1 primary haplotype, whole genome shotgun sequence genome:
- the HCRT gene encoding hypocretin neuropeptide precursor, translating to MGNHAAGILTLGKRKSVPPAFQSRLYRLLHSSGNHAAGILTMGKRGEHPGSACHDASGCPVGADAQPTPALRGTDASPTSPRECQGHSGKDVTKSQAEGAAKSFY from the coding sequence ATGGGCAACCATGCCGCCGGCATCCTTACGCTGGGCAAGAGGAAGAGCGTCCCGCCGGCCTTCCAGAGCCGGCTCTACCGCCTGCTGCACAGCTCTGGCAACCACGCCGCGGGCATCCTCACCATGGGCAAGCGTGGGGAGCACCCTGGCTCTGCCTGCCACGACGCATCGGGCTGCCCTGTGGGCGCGGACGCCCAGCCGACGCCAGCGCTGCGGGGCACTGACGCCAGCCCTACCAGCCCCAGGGAGTGCCAAGGACACTCGGGGAAGGACGTGACCAAGAGTCAGGCCGAGGGAGCTGCGAAGAGCTTTTACTGA
- the LOC128140983 gene encoding inactive phospholipase C-like protein 2 isoform X2: protein MRGHGVCLSAGMGPLWAQPGPAGRLFSSGVRRLGRRGLLGCLCMAVPPTDGSRQRPPQKKKTVSFSTMPNDRKINSTAACISFMLEGCELKKVRSNSRMYSRFFVLDADMRSVRWEPSKKDSEKAKIEIKSVKEVRVGKKTPVLRSNGLSDQFPDECAFSIIYGDNYESLDLVASSADVVSAWVMGLRYLVSYGKHTPEAPGTGHPSLRTSWISSVFDLADLEKSGRIPVSRAVQLIKALNPGMKTSTIELKFKELQKASERPGAEVACDLFVEVYCELCTRPEIFFLLVQFSSNKEYLGLKDLLMFLEVEQGMEGVTEEKCLEIVGKYEPSKEGREKGYLAIDGFTRYLLSADCSIFDPQHRKVCQDMAQPLSHYYISSAHSACLLEDNFWGRSDISGYISALGLGCRSIELVLWDGPEGEPVVYTSPSAASCVPFRAVVGLIDQHAFAASAYPLILCLVVRCSAAQQRLAAQCLRKTLGEKLYLDPPNPAASYLPSPEQLKGRILIKGKKLPPGCEDSEGEVSDEEEGWELARRLGQEDRETPEGGGPRRVRLSRELSELVSLCQAVPFQDFESSRRGQRYWEMCSFSEVEAGRFANECPAELVSYNKRFLSRVYPSPMRIDASNMNPQDFWKCGCQMVAMNYQTPGLMMDLNTGWFRQNGACGYVLRPAIMREEVSYFSANAKDSLPGVPAQLLHLKVISGQNLPKPKGSGAKGEVVEPYVCAEIHGIPADCAEHRTKTALQSGDNPIFDESLEFQINLPELAVLRFVVLDDDYIGDEFIAQYTIPFECLQPGYRHVPLQSLAGEPLPHATLFVHVAITDRRGGGKGHRRGLAGRRGRRVREYTSTKATGIKAIDEVFRTATQPLREATDLRENVQNALVSFKELCGLTPAANMKQCILTVAAWLLHSDSAPSVTLNLAEQYPPMEAQGPIPDLLRKVLTAYETMIQTSRTLIESADAVYGKLIQAQQAGMDFHKELHRIEAKEGLRGRKLQKALESFAWNITVLKGQADLLKHAKAEALDNLWQIHNAGQSCGIGRNGSASPEPSRLRAPLEPIPETEGSGDTASC, encoded by the exons ATGAGGGGCCATGGCGTGTGCCTCTCTGCAGGGATGGGGCCGCTGTGGGCACAGCCTGGTCCTGCTGGGCGCCTGTTTTCCTCCGGTGTCCGCAGGCTGGGGAGACGGGGACTGCTGGGCTGCCTGTGCATGGCCGTGCCTCCAACA GATGGCTCCCGGCAGCGGCCGCCACAGAAGAAGAAGACGGTGTCCTTCAGCACCATGCCCAACGACCGCAAGATCAACAGCACGGCTGCCTGCATCTCCTTCATGCTGGAGGGCTGCGAGCTGAAGAAGGTGCGCTCCAACTCCCGCATGTACAGCCGCTTCTTCGTGCTGGACGCCGACATGCGCTCCGTGCGCTGGGAGCCCTCCAAGAAGGACTCGGAGAAGGCCAAGATCGAGATCAAGTCGGTCAAAGAGGTGCGCGTGGGCAAGAAGACGCCCGTCCTGCGCAGCAATGGCCTCTCCGACCAGTTCCCAGATGAGTGCGCCTTCTCCATCATCTACGGAGACAACTATGAGTCCCTGGACCTGGTGGCCAGCTCGGCCGATGTGGTGAGCGCCTGGGTGATGGGGCTCCGGTACCTGGTGTCCTACGGGAAGCACACCCCCGAGGCGCCCGGGACCGGCCACCCCAGCCTCCGGACCTCCTGGATCTCCTCCGTCTTCGACCTTGCTGACCTGGAGAAGTCTGGCCGCATCCCTGTGTCCCGGGCTGTGCAGCTGATCAAAGCGCTCAACCCGGGCATGAAGACCTCCACCATTGAGCTGAAGTTCAAGGAGCTGCAGAAGGCCAGCGAGCGTCCTGGTGCGGAGGTGGCCTGCGACCTCTTCGTGGAGGTGTACTGCGAGCTCTGCACCCGCCCCGAGATCTTCTTCCTGCTGGTGCAGTTCTCCAGCAACAAGGAGTACCTGGGTCTGAAGGACCTGCTGATGTTCCTGGAGGTGGAGCAGGGCATGGAGGGGGTGACGGAGGAGAAGTGCTTGGAGATCGTCGGCAAGTACGAGCCCTCCAAGGAGGGCCGGGAGAAGGGCTACCTGGCCATCGACGGCTTCACGCGCTACCTGCTCTCCGCCGACTGCTCCATCTTCGACCCGCAGCACCGCAAGGTATGCCAGGACATGGCGCAGCCCCTCTCCCACTACTACATCAGCTCTGCCCACAGCGCCTGCCTGCTGGAGGACAACTTCTGGGGCCGCTCGGACATCAGCGGCTACATCAGCGCCCTGGGCCTGGGCTGCCGCAGCATCGAGCTGGTGCTGTGGGACGGCCCCGAGGGCGAGCCCGTGGTCTACACCAGCCCCTCGGCCGCCTCCTGCGTGCCCTTCCGCGCCGTGGTGGGGCTGATCGACCAGCACGCCTTCGCCGCCTCTGCCTACCCCCTCATCCTCTGCCTGGTGGTGCGCTGCTCGGCCGCCCAGCAGCGCCTCGCCGCCCAGTGCCTGCGCAAGACGCTGGGGGAGAAGCTGTACCTGGACCCCCCCAACCCTGCCGCGTCCTACCTGCCCTCTCCGGAGCAGCTCAAGGGCCGCATCCTCATCAAGGGCAAGAAGCTGCCGCCCGGCTGCGAGGACAGCGAGGGGGAGGTGTCGGACGAGGAGGAAGGCTGGGAGCTGGCGCGGCGGCTGGGCCAGGAGGACCGGGAGACGCCGGAGGGAGGTGGCCCACGGCGGGTGCGCCTCAGCCGGGAGCTCTCGGAGCTGGTGAGCCTCTGCCAGGCTGTCCCCTTCCAGGACTTCGAGAGCTCGCGGCGCGGGCAGCGCTACTGGGAGATGTGCTCCTTCAGCGAGGTGGAGGCGGGACGCTTCGCCAACGAGTGCCCGGCCGAGCTGGTGAGCTACAACAAGCGGTTCCTCTCCCGCGTCTACCCCAGCCCCATGCGCATCGACGCCAGCAACATGAACCCCCAGGACTTCTGGAAGTGCGGCTGCCAGATGGTGGCCATGAACTACCAGACGCCAGGGCTCATGATGGACCTGAACACAGGCTGGTTCCGGCAGAACGGGGCCTGCGGCTACGTCCTCCGCCCCGCCATCATGCGGGAGGAGGTCTCCTACTTCAGTGCCAACGCCAAGGACTCCTTGCCTGGGgtgcctgcccagctcctgcacctCAAGGTCATCAGCGGGCAGAACCTGCCCAAGCCCAAGGGCTCGGGGGCCAAGGGGGAGGTGGTGGAGCCCTATGTCTGCGCCGAGATCCACGGCATCCCGGCCGACTGCGCCGAGCACCGCACCAAGACGGCCCTGCAGAGCGGGGACAACCCCATCTTCGACGAGAGCCTGGAGTTCCAGATCAACCTGCCGGAGCTGGCCGTCCTGCGCTTCGTCGTGCTGGACGATGACTACATCGGGGACGAGTTCATCGCCCAGTACACCATCCCCTTCGAGTGCCTGCAGCCAGGCTACCGCCACGTCCCCCTCCAGTCCCTGGCCGGGGAGCCCCTGCCCCACGCCACCCTCTTCGTGCACGTGGCCATCACCGACCGCCGCGGCGGGGGCAAGGGGCACCgccgggggctggcggggcgccggggccgccgggTGCGGGAGTACACCTCCACCAAGGCCACCGGCATCAAGGCCATCGATGAGGTCTTCCGGACAGCCACCCAGCCGCTGCGGGAGGCCACCGACCTGCGGGAGAACGTGCAG AACGCACTGGTCTCCTTCAAGGAGCTGTGTGGGCTGACGCCCGCCGCCAACATGAAGCAGTGCATCCTGACGGTGGCCGCGTGGCTGCTGCACAGTGACAGCGCGCCCAGCGTCACCCTCAACCTGGCAGAGCAGTACCCCCCCATGGAGGCCCAGGGCCCCATCCCGGACCTGCTGCGCAAGGTCCTCACCGCCTACGAGACG ATGATCCAGACCAGCCGGACGCTGATCGAGTCCGCCGACGCAGTGTACGGCAAGCTCATCCAGGCGCAGCAGGCAG GCATGGACTTCCACAAGGAACTGCACCGCATCGAGGCCAaggaggggctgcggggccgcaaGCTGCAGAAGGCGCTGGAGAGCTTCGCCTGGAACATCACCGTCCTGAAG GGCCAGGCTGACCTCCTCAAGCACGCCAAGGCTGAGGCGCTGGACAACCTGTGGCAGATCCACAACGCGGGACAGTCCTGCGGCATCGGCAGGAACGGCTCGGCCTCGCCGGAGCCCTCTCGGCTACGCGCCCCGCTGGAGCCCATCCCCGAGACGGAAGGAAGCGGCGACACGGCGTCCTGCTGA
- the LOC128140983 gene encoding inactive phospholipase C-like protein 2 isoform X1: protein MAEGPRGAPPPGSPRPAAPLPNGPRGGGGGGGGGGGGGGGGGGGSPGSGSGSSSREDSAERSPAPAAPRASIMKDGSRQRPPQKKKTVSFSTMPNDRKINSTAACISFMLEGCELKKVRSNSRMYSRFFVLDADMRSVRWEPSKKDSEKAKIEIKSVKEVRVGKKTPVLRSNGLSDQFPDECAFSIIYGDNYESLDLVASSADVVSAWVMGLRYLVSYGKHTPEAPGTGHPSLRTSWISSVFDLADLEKSGRIPVSRAVQLIKALNPGMKTSTIELKFKELQKASERPGAEVACDLFVEVYCELCTRPEIFFLLVQFSSNKEYLGLKDLLMFLEVEQGMEGVTEEKCLEIVGKYEPSKEGREKGYLAIDGFTRYLLSADCSIFDPQHRKVCQDMAQPLSHYYISSAHSACLLEDNFWGRSDISGYISALGLGCRSIELVLWDGPEGEPVVYTSPSAASCVPFRAVVGLIDQHAFAASAYPLILCLVVRCSAAQQRLAAQCLRKTLGEKLYLDPPNPAASYLPSPEQLKGRILIKGKKLPPGCEDSEGEVSDEEEGWELARRLGQEDRETPEGGGPRRVRLSRELSELVSLCQAVPFQDFESSRRGQRYWEMCSFSEVEAGRFANECPAELVSYNKRFLSRVYPSPMRIDASNMNPQDFWKCGCQMVAMNYQTPGLMMDLNTGWFRQNGACGYVLRPAIMREEVSYFSANAKDSLPGVPAQLLHLKVISGQNLPKPKGSGAKGEVVEPYVCAEIHGIPADCAEHRTKTALQSGDNPIFDESLEFQINLPELAVLRFVVLDDDYIGDEFIAQYTIPFECLQPGYRHVPLQSLAGEPLPHATLFVHVAITDRRGGGKGHRRGLAGRRGRRVREYTSTKATGIKAIDEVFRTATQPLREATDLRENVQNALVSFKELCGLTPAANMKQCILTVAAWLLHSDSAPSVTLNLAEQYPPMEAQGPIPDLLRKVLTAYETMIQTSRTLIESADAVYGKLIQAQQAGMDFHKELHRIEAKEGLRGRKLQKALESFAWNITVLKGQADLLKHAKAEALDNLWQIHNAGQSCGIGRNGSASPEPSRLRAPLEPIPETEGSGDTASC from the exons ATGGCGGAGGGGCCCCggggcgccccgccgccgggctcgccccgccccgccgcgccgctgcccaacgggccccgcggcggcggcggcggcggcggcggcggcggcggcggcggcggcggcggcggcggcggcagccccggctcGGGCTCGGGCAGCAGCAGCCGCGAGGACTCGGCAGAGCggagccccgcgcccgccgcgccccgggccAGCATCATGAAG GATGGCTCCCGGCAGCGGCCGCCACAGAAGAAGAAGACGGTGTCCTTCAGCACCATGCCCAACGACCGCAAGATCAACAGCACGGCTGCCTGCATCTCCTTCATGCTGGAGGGCTGCGAGCTGAAGAAGGTGCGCTCCAACTCCCGCATGTACAGCCGCTTCTTCGTGCTGGACGCCGACATGCGCTCCGTGCGCTGGGAGCCCTCCAAGAAGGACTCGGAGAAGGCCAAGATCGAGATCAAGTCGGTCAAAGAGGTGCGCGTGGGCAAGAAGACGCCCGTCCTGCGCAGCAATGGCCTCTCCGACCAGTTCCCAGATGAGTGCGCCTTCTCCATCATCTACGGAGACAACTATGAGTCCCTGGACCTGGTGGCCAGCTCGGCCGATGTGGTGAGCGCCTGGGTGATGGGGCTCCGGTACCTGGTGTCCTACGGGAAGCACACCCCCGAGGCGCCCGGGACCGGCCACCCCAGCCTCCGGACCTCCTGGATCTCCTCCGTCTTCGACCTTGCTGACCTGGAGAAGTCTGGCCGCATCCCTGTGTCCCGGGCTGTGCAGCTGATCAAAGCGCTCAACCCGGGCATGAAGACCTCCACCATTGAGCTGAAGTTCAAGGAGCTGCAGAAGGCCAGCGAGCGTCCTGGTGCGGAGGTGGCCTGCGACCTCTTCGTGGAGGTGTACTGCGAGCTCTGCACCCGCCCCGAGATCTTCTTCCTGCTGGTGCAGTTCTCCAGCAACAAGGAGTACCTGGGTCTGAAGGACCTGCTGATGTTCCTGGAGGTGGAGCAGGGCATGGAGGGGGTGACGGAGGAGAAGTGCTTGGAGATCGTCGGCAAGTACGAGCCCTCCAAGGAGGGCCGGGAGAAGGGCTACCTGGCCATCGACGGCTTCACGCGCTACCTGCTCTCCGCCGACTGCTCCATCTTCGACCCGCAGCACCGCAAGGTATGCCAGGACATGGCGCAGCCCCTCTCCCACTACTACATCAGCTCTGCCCACAGCGCCTGCCTGCTGGAGGACAACTTCTGGGGCCGCTCGGACATCAGCGGCTACATCAGCGCCCTGGGCCTGGGCTGCCGCAGCATCGAGCTGGTGCTGTGGGACGGCCCCGAGGGCGAGCCCGTGGTCTACACCAGCCCCTCGGCCGCCTCCTGCGTGCCCTTCCGCGCCGTGGTGGGGCTGATCGACCAGCACGCCTTCGCCGCCTCTGCCTACCCCCTCATCCTCTGCCTGGTGGTGCGCTGCTCGGCCGCCCAGCAGCGCCTCGCCGCCCAGTGCCTGCGCAAGACGCTGGGGGAGAAGCTGTACCTGGACCCCCCCAACCCTGCCGCGTCCTACCTGCCCTCTCCGGAGCAGCTCAAGGGCCGCATCCTCATCAAGGGCAAGAAGCTGCCGCCCGGCTGCGAGGACAGCGAGGGGGAGGTGTCGGACGAGGAGGAAGGCTGGGAGCTGGCGCGGCGGCTGGGCCAGGAGGACCGGGAGACGCCGGAGGGAGGTGGCCCACGGCGGGTGCGCCTCAGCCGGGAGCTCTCGGAGCTGGTGAGCCTCTGCCAGGCTGTCCCCTTCCAGGACTTCGAGAGCTCGCGGCGCGGGCAGCGCTACTGGGAGATGTGCTCCTTCAGCGAGGTGGAGGCGGGACGCTTCGCCAACGAGTGCCCGGCCGAGCTGGTGAGCTACAACAAGCGGTTCCTCTCCCGCGTCTACCCCAGCCCCATGCGCATCGACGCCAGCAACATGAACCCCCAGGACTTCTGGAAGTGCGGCTGCCAGATGGTGGCCATGAACTACCAGACGCCAGGGCTCATGATGGACCTGAACACAGGCTGGTTCCGGCAGAACGGGGCCTGCGGCTACGTCCTCCGCCCCGCCATCATGCGGGAGGAGGTCTCCTACTTCAGTGCCAACGCCAAGGACTCCTTGCCTGGGgtgcctgcccagctcctgcacctCAAGGTCATCAGCGGGCAGAACCTGCCCAAGCCCAAGGGCTCGGGGGCCAAGGGGGAGGTGGTGGAGCCCTATGTCTGCGCCGAGATCCACGGCATCCCGGCCGACTGCGCCGAGCACCGCACCAAGACGGCCCTGCAGAGCGGGGACAACCCCATCTTCGACGAGAGCCTGGAGTTCCAGATCAACCTGCCGGAGCTGGCCGTCCTGCGCTTCGTCGTGCTGGACGATGACTACATCGGGGACGAGTTCATCGCCCAGTACACCATCCCCTTCGAGTGCCTGCAGCCAGGCTACCGCCACGTCCCCCTCCAGTCCCTGGCCGGGGAGCCCCTGCCCCACGCCACCCTCTTCGTGCACGTGGCCATCACCGACCGCCGCGGCGGGGGCAAGGGGCACCgccgggggctggcggggcgccggggccgccgggTGCGGGAGTACACCTCCACCAAGGCCACCGGCATCAAGGCCATCGATGAGGTCTTCCGGACAGCCACCCAGCCGCTGCGGGAGGCCACCGACCTGCGGGAGAACGTGCAG AACGCACTGGTCTCCTTCAAGGAGCTGTGTGGGCTGACGCCCGCCGCCAACATGAAGCAGTGCATCCTGACGGTGGCCGCGTGGCTGCTGCACAGTGACAGCGCGCCCAGCGTCACCCTCAACCTGGCAGAGCAGTACCCCCCCATGGAGGCCCAGGGCCCCATCCCGGACCTGCTGCGCAAGGTCCTCACCGCCTACGAGACG ATGATCCAGACCAGCCGGACGCTGATCGAGTCCGCCGACGCAGTGTACGGCAAGCTCATCCAGGCGCAGCAGGCAG GCATGGACTTCCACAAGGAACTGCACCGCATCGAGGCCAaggaggggctgcggggccgcaaGCTGCAGAAGGCGCTGGAGAGCTTCGCCTGGAACATCACCGTCCTGAAG GGCCAGGCTGACCTCCTCAAGCACGCCAAGGCTGAGGCGCTGGACAACCTGTGGCAGATCCACAACGCGGGACAGTCCTGCGGCATCGGCAGGAACGGCTCGGCCTCGCCGGAGCCCTCTCGGCTACGCGCCCCGCTGGAGCCCATCCCCGAGACGGAAGGAAGCGGCGACACGGCGTCCTGCTGA
- the GHDC gene encoding GH3 domain-containing protein gives MLPAVAVAVAVAVAVAVAVAVAVALPAAPALRHRLSRSALRRAAGWYRRRLELLGSEVRLSQERRLRRLLPAGTERGSEAFRERHPLGQSCPEGAPGGQVPPLRPWALLRSCWGTDPPLQGSLLYLDALRTAFPQALAPRGTALLSWAPGRPRAPAGWPLPTLYCTPAEAGALPSRAAALRVQLLFALQARALRVLEAGLAAELHDTLAALRAGWPELAQDLALGRLSPQPGLPEDARGRLQALLAPDAARAAELRAECARGFEGIVQRLWPQLEVVVVGTARGTEQLYCDALRQADCKGLPFYCPFYWAAGALLGVNLWPEEPAPRFLLCPDWAFYEFLPCPAEEEPRTVLLGELWEGREYGLVLTAWPGEYRCRAGEVLRVTGFHKQCPVVEPVRRESQALSVRGESIPEERFYRSLCRAVGMWPGARLVDYVCVESALLGASSGACAPHYEVFVELRGLRDLSEGQRYKLDQCLQEDFPIYKSFRFKGSIGPLRLHLVGVGAFARLREALGSPLPMPRVLREERLLQLIQSTVIS, from the exons ATGCTgccggcggtggcggtggcggtggccgtggccgtggccgtggccgtggccgtggccgtggccgtggcgctgcccgccgcccccgcgctgCGGCACCGGCTGTCCCGCTCCGCGCTGCGCCGGGCCGCGGGCTGGTACCGGCGGCggctggagctgctgggcagCGAGGTGCGGCTCAGCCAGgagcggcggctgcggcggctgcTGCCCGCCGGCACGGAGCGCG GCTCGGAGGCTTTCCGGGAGCGTCACCCCCTGGGACAGAGCTGCCCCGAAGGGGCGCCGGGGGGGCAGGTCCCCCCGCTGCGCCCCTGGGCTCTGCTCCGCAGCTGCTGGGGCACCGACCCCCCTCTGCAG GGGTCCCTGCTCTACCTGGATGCCCTCCGCACCGCCTTCCCGCAGGCCCTGGCCCCCCGGGGCACGGCCCTGCTCTCCTGggcgcccggccgcccccgcgccccggcgGGCTGGCCCCTGCCCACCCTGTACTGCACCCCGGCCGAGGCGGGCGCCCTGCCCTCGCGGGCCGCCGCTCTGCGGGTGCAGCTGCTCTTTGCCCTTCAGGCGCGTGCCCTGCGGGTGCTGGAGGCCGGGCTGGCCGCCGAGCTGCACGACACGCTGGCAGCCCTGCGCGCCGGCTGGCCCGAGCTGGCCCAGGACCTGGCGCTGGGCAGGCTGAGCCCCCAGCCCGGGCTGCCCGAGGACGCGCGGGGCCGGCTGCAGGCGCTGCTGGCCCCCGACGCCGCCCGGGCGGCCGAGCTCCGGGCCGAGTGCGCCCGCGGCTTCGAGGGCATCGTGCAGCGCCTGTGGCCGCagctggaggtggtggtggtggggacgGCACGCGGCACGGAGCAGCTCTACTGCGACGCCCTCCGCCAGGCCGACTGCAAGGGGCTGCCGTTCTACTGCCCCTTCTACTGGGCGGCCGGAG ccctgctcggTGTGAACCTGTGGCCGGAGGAGCCAGCGCCCCGATTCCTGCTGTGCCCTGACTGGGCTTTCTATGAGTTCCTGCCCTGCCCGGCCGAGGAGGAGCCACGGACAGTGCTGCTGGGCGAGCTCTGGGAGGGACGCGAGTATGGGCTGGTCCTGACGGCCTGGCCGGGAGAGTACAG GTGCCGTGCCGGGGAGGTGCTGAGGGTGACTGGCTTCCACAAGCAGTGTCCCGTGGTGGAGCCCGTGCGCAG GGAGAGCCAGGCCCTGAGTGTGCGGGGCGAGAGCATCCCCGAGGAGCGGTTCTACCGGAGCCTGTGCCGCGCCGTGGGCATGTGGCCGGGCGCTCGCCTGGTTGACTACGTCTGCGTGGAGAGTGCCCTGCTGG GTGCCTCCTCGGGGGCCTGCGCCCCCCACTACGAGGTGTTTGTGGAGCTGCGGGGCCTGCGGGACCTGTCGGAGGGGCAGCGCTACAAG ctGGACCAGTGTCTCCAGGAGGATTTCCCCATCTATAAGTCCTTCCGCTTCAAGGGCAGCATCGGGCCCCTGCGCCTGCACCTGGTGGGGGTCGGGGCCTTCGCCCGGCTGCGGGAGGCGCtgggctcccccctccccatgcccaggGTCCTGCGGGAGGAGCGGCTGCTGCAGCTCATCCAGAGCACCGTCATCTCCTAG